The Miscanthus floridulus cultivar M001 chromosome 6, ASM1932011v1, whole genome shotgun sequence genomic interval CCTACCGctccaagcactccaaacgatccctatCACATGGTCATTCgcagtctgggggctcgatctggtcataCCTCTTAAGAGGGCGCCCGGGggttgataagagcatatctatctggcaAGTCCtgtgctagaggggccacctccttctcgatatcGTCCAGCTCGACATCAGTGTAGACAGACGCGAGAACCACCACAAGGTCTCTccgccgtgggagggaccatatgacATCGTGAAGGTGCTTCGGCCAGGCACCTATAACCAtaagaccatcgacggtgaagtcttcgtcaacgcctggaacatcgaacagctatgtcacttttacccttaatctatgcacgctttctcttatcagtttcgctaccgactcctcaatctttagtgacacctgaccccaacaatggcaaggggtcaggcctcactcgggggctgacaaGAGCaaatctatccggtagacattctctatgcctgactctTTCTCACAtcaagatctagaagcaagggttgtagaaacaaacgctgagtaaaactgattggaccgcaagaaacctacgccccagcgactatggcgtttttgctcaccagcatgatcagagtttttgcccacaccctgagctttttagccttcacTGTGGAAATAGTCAGaacgcattaaagagtatatctatctggtagatattctctatgccttaccctttctcatgttaagatctagaagcaagggttgcagaaacaaacgctgagtaaaactggtcagatcacaagaaacctatgcctagtggctacggcatttttgcttaccagcgtgatcataGTTTTTTACCTACACctcgagctttttagccttaactatggaaagagttgGAACGCATTAAAAAGTATATCTACtcggcaaacattctctgtgcccgaccctttctcatgttaagatctacaAGCAAAGGTTGcagaaatgaacgctgagtaaaattggtcggactgcaagaaacatacgccctagcggctatggtgtttttgctcaccagcatgatcagagttttttcacctacaccccgagctttacagccttaacaacagaaagggtcaaaacacattaacctttttatacaaaaaggggagaagagataaaaatttgtttggccataatgatatttaagagcttgtccacttattacaagttcgtcgtctggcttatctacctaattAATTTCTTGGagagatgatctcatcctctatctcggtaggtaagtcctgtgctagaggggccacctccttcttgatgtcgtCCAGCTCGGCATCGATGTAGATAGGCGCGAGAACCATCACAGGTAAAGAGGGAcatggagctaaaaatgctcctatggcccattcaggcctaggagttcgaaggctggccctccgACGGGTTCACGACCACTCTAGGGCGCCCTTAgaatgaggggtggaaagggatgggcccactagcggccagtacctgggCGCACGAGCACCGAGGGCATCTCAGCCCACgtttgagtcttggtcggttcccagtccatgTTTTTCCCTTGAAGAAAGGCAATGGGCCCTTAGGACCGATCGaacagacccgagaactatatggattggccactgagaatctagagttggtCACCAACTGACCCATGCCGGACCCCCATGAATGagaagccagggccccactcagactagcctatTAATAGCTCATCGAGCATaatgtttcgtccatcgaggaaaaacatggcacggcttAGCTCCTCTGTTTTAttgaaaaaaatgcttgagggatgacgatcacaaagaagagccaaccctcgactggacccctgcTGCACGTGGGGGCTTGAGGGAAGTTTgactcataaggagaccgaatgcgcggtcGCAGTGCGACGGcagaccgatcggatcctaggggaccagaatcaagaaaaatctttctgaCCTCCCGAATCCTATGGTTACATACCCCAAGAAGACTGATCATGACAAAAGGGAATCACTATCCTAATAGGACATGCcgtgggctacaaaaagaagccCGAGgacctcagagtcctcccatccgAAAAAGTCTTCAaaagagtattctactcctccgtaggctcgggagatactatcgggtatcgatattagggataccaaagcaaggaagttagtgccCGCGTTGACTTTCCCGGATGGCtcgagatgtattaaaaggtcttgcccgaccctaaggctgtaggatctgtctcgcccgaccccttaggtgcgcgctctgtctcgcccgactccAAGGACGCGGGTTCAGTCACGCTCAaggccacgagctctgtctcacccaacctcgaggtcgtgggctccgtcttacccgaccttgaggccgcaggcttcgtctcgcctgaccccttaggtgtaggctccatctcacctgaccccaagcaCGTAGTttccatctcgcccaaggtcgTAGGCTATGTCTCATCCGACCTCGAGGACGCAGGTTCCATCtcatccgacggggacccataccgccgccaaccactccaggtccaagcgtatgggcctaggtcaaaactctaatgCCATGGAAGAGGATAGCATGCCTCGATGCAACCCGTGGCCAAGACaagccatacctagggattcacatcaagaacagtgtcgggcgtgccggtgctgttctacctaatcctcgtacgaacactgataggcgtgtcagttcaccacgacgtccgctaggatggagtggaatgccatgaccggtagatgacgCCTGTGCAAGATAGTGACGAATAGGGCCATGACATTGAGCTACCCCTATTGACATCTAAAGGATCGGTGgtacccgcatgaaggagaagaaggacccgacaaccctagaagccttcttctctctctcgttcttttccttttccacctctgtaacccgtgcttttccttcacctataaaaggggaagcagggcaccccatgaaagGGGAGATCTAGATAGGGGATCTAGAGACAAGAGCATGACATGAGCACACGGctaagcggcaagcgagctcttagcacccgtttactccttccaccagagacttgggatcctctctctCTTTcgcttgtttgtaacccctactataaaccaaATGCcagtaacacgagtagcagcaaactagacgtaggggcATTATGCCTGAACTAGTATGAACCCTTGTGTCctttgagcacaccatccgaaccAGACGCGCAAAAACAAATTTAcccgtcggtggtccaaaaacaccgacaacagggctgactttggcgcctgcccctgctgtggctatagtgcggcaggggagcctttcagTGCCTACCCCTGTTGTGGCTATAGTGCAACAGCAGGGGAGCCCTTGCGATGCCTACCCCTACTGCACGTATAAGCGAGGGAGCAACATATTACTTTACAATTCTTCCCATTAATCCTACTGCTAACactagaacctccaccatgctGATTATCTTCTTCAGCTCTATGAACCGAAGAAGGccgagtggcttggtgaggacgttcacgagttgccgaccagttttgatgaactcgatgatgatttgccctccatcgacacagtccctgaggaagtggaacttgatgtcgatgtgcaTGCTCTGGTCCTGGAGAACTAGATTCTTTGTGAGGGCGAGGATGGGCTGGTTGTcgaccatcagtgctggtgggtaagcttccacaccggtcagctcaccCAGCTGCTGGcgtagccacacagcttggcacgctgCTATGAATGCCGCCACGTACTCTACCTCACACGTGGACAACGCCACctccttctgtttcagcgacagccatgggattggagccgacccgaggaagatgagcatgccagaggtgctccaCCATTCGTCGATGTCTcccaccatgtctgcatcgctgaacacggTGAGCTATAGCCCACTTTcaccggtcttggggaagatgatcacctgatccaccgtccccttaacGTAGCGTAGCAGCCGCTTCACCACGGCCTAGTGATCCTCTCAGGAATCCTCCATGAAGCTGCCGACGTAGCCCATGGCGAATGCAATGTATGGCctggtgtggactaggtagcgtagaccaccgatgatgctccggtagagtgttgcatctaccttcgctaTGGTACtggccttcatcagcttcagtcgctcctccatcgtagtcacgcatggcttgcactcagccatgccgcttcgCTCCAACAGCATTGAGGCGTACccgctctgaccgagcatgagtgACTCCTTcacctgtctcacctcgatgctgaggtaATAGGAGAGCGTGCCAAGATCGCTCATTAAAAAATGACCCACCATCTTgtgcttgaagctgtcgatgtcctccgcacgtgcgttgatgacgatcaagtcatccacatacatgccAATGATGAGCTCCTTCTTCCCCATCGCCGTGTGTAGAGTGCATGCTTGGTTGCGCACcatgtgaacccaagctcgcccagcgtggcgtcaagcttggcgttccatgctcgtgagGCCTACCGCAGCCCATAGGGTGCCTTAcatagtcggagcaccctgtgctctgctcccttgatggtgaaacttggaggttgcctgacgaagactgtCTCTGCCAGCTCGCCGTTAAGGAAGGCTAATtttatgtccaggtgatggacgtGTTAGTCCTTCGCTGTGGCCAAAGCCAACAACAGTCGGATAGACTCTATGCACGCTACCGGcataaagacttcctcgaagtcaatgccctcacgctggacaaagcctcgggtgacaaggcatgccttgtgcttgacaatggtgctGCGCTTGTCctacttgaccttgtacacccactttaggctgatcggacggtatcctagaggtggatcgacgagctcccaagtctcgttttcctcgatcgcctacatctcctccagcatcacccATCGCCAATTTGCATCATGCTCAGCCAGCATGAACATGGgaggttcctctgcactgatgagaagtagctctaggtcattgagcagccgacccatCAGGCCTGAGGACCCTATGCCATCaacgatgtcatccagcctgcggaaccgtACCTCCTCAgcgtcgtggaaggcatccacgaactcagtgatgtcgcttggaggtgagacgaactcgatcggtgtcgatggagtctCCTATTTCACCAGAGTGGttggcacagcacctggagtgctcggcaccccatctatagtgctcggcactactcctggaccgctcgttaccactcctggagtggttaGCACCACTACAGGAGTGCTTggcaccagtcttggagtggtcgacaccactaCAAGACCTCTCGACTCTGCTATGGGAGCGTTCGGCACCCATCCTAAAGTGGTCGGCACCACCGTAGGACCGCTAAAaggtctagtttggttttggttaattgataaaaacCTAAGTGCTAacgtagtttatcaaagtgattatgagataggtagcactactctaagtgatgaagcaatggtgaagatcataatGAGGGTGATGGCATAGTGATGATCagatgcttgaacttggaaaagaagaaagagaaaaacaaaaggctcaaggcaaaggtataaatagtaggagccattttgttttagtgattgagacacttagtgagtgtgatcacatttaggatcgatagtcgtactattaagaggggtgaaactcgtatcgaaatgaggatatcaaagtgccactagatgctctaactcattgcatatgcatttaggatctagtggagtgctaacactcttgaaaatgtttgtgaaaatatgctaacacatgtgcacaaggtgatacacttggtggttggcacatttgagaaagggttaggaacttcaccag includes:
- the LOC136461430 gene encoding uncharacterized mitochondrial protein AtMg00810-like — translated: MGKKELIIGMYVDDLIVINARAEDIDSFKHKMVGHFLMSDLGTLSYYLSIEVRQVKESLMLGQSGYASMLLERSGMAECKPCVTTMEERLKLMKASTIAKVDATLYRSIIGGLRYLVHTRPYIAFAMGYVGSFMEDS